In Neosynechococcus sphagnicola sy1, a single window of DNA contains:
- a CDS encoding cache domain-containing protein, producing the protein MMIARLWRPRSTTLLFETRKKNLSLLLIGSSVLTVGAIAFASYWVIRGLILDSLRERAILTVRSSSEKIDTWLAGRMSEIQTIASTPQVRSMKWDVAAPYLQLEQDRLRDFWMLILVNPNGTYYTTRIGFAKGKNLRDRAYFQLAMKGVASVSDMVISRTTGKRQINISTPIWSFPPANYHKFPEDRLEPRRKSLAFYHLPSDPLQKPRVVGNLAGNIPVSHVTEVVSNTQLGEESYAFALDSKGVPIAHPNEHFLSGLNSFLDSPNPTLSSITQKMVNHEEGVALMQLDGQWVYIAYTPLTNAKWSLALVIPQFNLERKLIPLNLLATVVGGLIILATLATLRQMQQFEKTP; encoded by the coding sequence ATGATGATTGCACGACTCTGGCGACCGAGATCCACCACGCTCCTGTTTGAAACCCGGAAAAAAAACCTTTCCTTACTGCTCATTGGTAGTTCGGTGTTGACCGTCGGAGCGATCGCCTTTGCCAGCTATTGGGTGATTCGTGGCCTCATTCTGGACTCCCTTCGAGAAAGAGCAATCCTGACTGTGCGGAGTTCCAGCGAGAAGATTGATACCTGGTTAGCGGGGCGAATGAGTGAAATCCAAACCATTGCTAGTACACCCCAAGTGAGATCGATGAAATGGGACGTAGCTGCCCCCTACCTCCAACTGGAGCAAGATCGGCTAAGGGATTTCTGGATGTTGATCCTGGTGAATCCAAATGGCACCTACTACACCACCCGCATTGGCTTTGCGAAGGGGAAAAACCTCCGCGATCGGGCCTACTTTCAACTGGCCATGAAGGGGGTAGCCAGCGTCTCGGATATGGTGATCTCACGCACGACTGGCAAACGCCAGATCAACATCTCTACCCCCATCTGGAGTTTTCCGCCAGCTAATTACCACAAGTTCCCCGAAGATCGTTTGGAACCGCGCCGAAAGAGTTTAGCATTCTATCACCTGCCGAGCGATCCCTTGCAAAAGCCCCGAGTCGTGGGGAATCTGGCAGGGAATATCCCCGTTTCCCATGTCACTGAGGTGGTCTCCAATACCCAACTAGGAGAGGAGAGTTATGCCTTTGCCCTGGACTCCAAGGGCGTACCTATCGCCCACCCCAATGAACATTTTCTCTCTGGACTCAATAGTTTTCTCGACTCCCCTAACCCCACTCTTTCTAGCATCACTCAGAAGATGGTGAACCACGAGGAGGGGGTAGCGTTAATGCAACTGGATGGGCAGTGGGTTTACATTGCCTATACCCCCCTTACCAATGCCAAGTGGTCCCTGGCATTGGTGATCCCCCAGTTTAATCTGGAGCGCAAGCTGATCCCTCTAAACCTACTGGCCACCGTCGTCGGAGGGCTGATCATCTTGGCTACCCTGGCCACCCTGCGCCAGATGCAGCAGTTTGAAAAAACCCCGTGA
- a CDS encoding ATP-binding protein translates to MKKPRERALQEARLNRRLQETSVQLQDTLANLTAIIDNLADGLLVTDLDNTITRFNPALLQLFDLGDLDLTNRTCQEIFSQDVTHLVEKTRLIPNEMFTAEIALANGQIGKAVATAVLKDIGSHSSEGGSCQSIGSVVLIRDITTEKEVDQMKTDFISTVSHELRTPLTSVLGFTKIIKKKLDETVTPALPVNDKKLQRTIRQVNDNIDIILAEGIRLTTLINDVLDIAKIESGKVDWKSEPLQISEIIERAISATSALSQTKQLALYQELEPGLPTLIGDRDRLIQVVINLISNAIKFTDQGSVTCQARHFGHEILVSIIDTGGGIAPEDHDKVFEKFKQVGDTLTEKPMGTGLGLPICKQIVEHHGGRIWVESKLGEGSTFSFTLPLAAEPNGQVRQIDLPTLLKHLNDQLPTSDPALDPSQKTVLVVDDEAAIRELLRQTLEVEGYRVEEATNGREALTLVKKVRPPSRDPGCDDARHEWL, encoded by the coding sequence TTGAAAAAACCCCGTGAACGTGCCCTCCAGGAAGCCCGCCTCAACCGCCGACTCCAGGAAACTAGCGTTCAATTGCAGGACACCCTTGCCAATCTAACCGCGATTATTGATAACTTAGCAGATGGTCTGTTGGTCACCGATTTAGATAACACCATTACCCGCTTTAACCCAGCTCTTCTGCAACTGTTTGATTTAGGCGATTTGGATCTGACAAACCGTACTTGCCAGGAAATCTTCAGCCAGGATGTCACCCACCTGGTAGAGAAGACTCGCCTGATACCCAACGAAATGTTCACCGCCGAAATTGCCCTTGCTAACGGGCAAATTGGTAAAGCGGTTGCCACTGCCGTATTAAAGGACATTGGCAGTCATAGTAGTGAAGGCGGCAGTTGTCAGTCGATTGGCTCCGTGGTGCTGATTCGGGATATCACCACGGAAAAAGAGGTCGATCAGATGAAAACTGATTTCATTTCTACCGTGTCCCACGAACTCCGTACCCCCTTGACATCGGTGTTGGGTTTTACCAAAATCATCAAGAAAAAGCTGGACGAAACAGTGACGCCAGCACTGCCCGTCAATGATAAAAAGCTGCAACGCACCATTCGTCAAGTTAATGACAACATTGACATCATCCTTGCGGAGGGCATTCGCCTGACCACCCTGATTAACGATGTCCTCGACATTGCCAAGATTGAATCGGGCAAGGTGGACTGGAAGTCAGAACCGCTGCAAATTTCCGAGATCATTGAGCGGGCGATTTCAGCTACCTCAGCCCTATCTCAAACGAAACAACTAGCCTTATACCAAGAATTGGAACCGGGACTCCCCACCCTGATCGGCGATCGCGATCGGTTAATCCAAGTCGTGATCAATCTGATCTCCAACGCCATCAAATTTACCGATCAGGGTTCCGTCACCTGTCAAGCCCGCCACTTTGGCCATGAAATTCTCGTCAGCATTATCGATACGGGCGGCGGCATTGCACCGGAAGACCACGATAAAGTCTTCGAAAAATTCAAACAGGTGGGAGATACCCTAACTGAAAAGCCCATGGGTACAGGGCTAGGACTGCCGATCTGCAAACAAATTGTCGAGCACCACGGGGGTAGAATCTGGGTCGAAAGCAAACTAGGAGAAGGCAGCACCTTTTCCTTTACGTTGCCCTTGGCCGCCGAACCCAATGGCCAAGTGCGCCAGATTGACCTCCCCACTCTGCTCAAACACCTCAACGACCAGTTGCCGACCAGTGACCCTGCCCTGGATCCCAGCCAAAAAACCGTGCTGGTGGTGGATGACGAAGCCGCTATCCGCGAATTGTTGCGGCAAACCCTGGAAGTAGAGGGATACCGGGTAGAGGAGGCAACCAACGGTCGGGAAGCCCTCACCCTGGTGAAGAAGGTGCGCCCCCCATCTCGTGATCCTGGATGTGATGATGCCCGACATGAATGGCTTTGA
- a CDS encoding response regulator, which translates to MMPDMNGFDVAAVLKNDPQTMGIPIIILSIVEDQARGFGLGVDAYLTKPINAELLLRNVKMLVAQGASRRKVLVVNQDELTVKTLVDVLQAKGFTVVQAANEQDFLEKALATQPDTVIANTQFWEQSAAVQSLRLEKGLEHIFLILVVDPSVQDLASEQSG; encoded by the coding sequence ATGATGCCCGACATGAATGGCTTTGATGTCGCAGCAGTGTTGAAAAACGATCCGCAAACCATGGGCATCCCAATCATTATTCTGTCGATTGTGGAAGATCAGGCACGGGGCTTTGGTCTGGGAGTGGATGCCTATCTGACGAAGCCAATCAACGCCGAATTACTGTTGCGGAATGTGAAGATGCTCGTCGCCCAGGGGGCATCCCGGCGGAAAGTGCTGGTGGTAAACCAGGATGAACTGACAGTCAAAACCTTGGTAGATGTCTTGCAAGCCAAGGGGTTTACGGTTGTGCAGGCAGCCAACGAACAAGACTTTCTAGAGAAGGCTCTGGCCACGCAACCGGATACCGTGATTGCCAATACCCAGTTTTGGGAGCAGTCAGCGGCGGTGCAGTCCCTGAGGCTGGAAAAAGGATTGGAACATATTTTCTTGATTCTGGTAGTGGATCCCAGCGTCCAGGATCTTGCCTCTGAGCAGTCTGGGTAG
- a CDS encoding response regulator transcription factor → MSKKILIVDDEPHIRMLLEQTLEDLEDQDVELITATNGEDALELIQSEIPDLVFLDVMMPKMNGFDVCEAVRKEVETQNVYIIMLTAKGQEFDKQKGSNAGANLYMTKPFDPDEVMEKAIQVLGL, encoded by the coding sequence ATGTCCAAAAAAATTCTTATTGTTGATGATGAACCTCACATTCGGATGTTGCTAGAACAAACCCTTGAGGATCTAGAAGATCAAGATGTAGAACTGATCACCGCAACGAATGGTGAAGATGCCCTGGAATTAATTCAGAGTGAAATACCTGATTTGGTATTTCTGGATGTGATGATGCCCAAAATGAATGGGTTTGATGTCTGTGAAGCCGTAAGAAAAGAGGTGGAGACTCAGAACGTGTATATTATTATGCTGACTGCGAAGGGTCAAGAATTTGATAAACAGAAAGGTTCAAATGCTGGAGCAAACCTCTACATGACCAAGCCTTTTGATCCGGATGAAGTGATGGAAAAGGCGATCCAGGTTCTGGGACTCTAG
- a CDS encoding GAF domain-containing protein, which translates to MGQVNLKRLIKKELSPLLDPLLRAMESSVGIYDIEGTLLLGSAIGSANEIYPVQGVDEAIGWVKGDGKAAVLAQVLSLLVAQSLEKKSLATEVLDRYREVNLLYSIAEKLTTCREVKAVAQLALEEAQRLIHATGAALMLTCAQSKQLEMLLYLGSQSDYPAAIPLGKGIVGYVAQTGKAEIVNDVWKDPRYQGQEWPQRSLMCAPLKAQDRIIGVIIIFNAERVDYTAADLKLLTAIALQSTPAIEGAIFHEAKMEAARQREEKLKDQLNQLRIEIDEAKRARQVAEITDTDFFQALQQKARLQRDRQNQP; encoded by the coding sequence ATGGGTCAGGTGAATCTGAAGCGACTGATCAAAAAAGAGTTGTCGCCTCTCCTCGATCCACTCCTGAGGGCGATGGAGTCCAGCGTCGGTATCTATGATATTGAAGGTACTTTATTGTTGGGATCTGCCATTGGATCTGCCAATGAGATCTATCCGGTTCAGGGGGTGGATGAAGCCATTGGCTGGGTGAAGGGGGATGGGAAAGCGGCGGTTTTGGCTCAGGTCTTGTCACTGCTGGTTGCCCAATCCCTCGAGAAAAAGAGTCTGGCAACGGAGGTACTGGATCGATATCGTGAAGTCAACCTGCTCTATAGCATTGCCGAAAAGTTAACGACTTGCCGGGAAGTCAAAGCCGTAGCCCAATTGGCATTAGAAGAAGCTCAACGGTTGATACATGCAACGGGAGCGGCTCTGATGCTCACCTGTGCTCAATCTAAGCAGTTGGAAATGCTGCTGTATCTAGGCTCACAATCGGACTACCCGGCTGCCATCCCATTGGGGAAGGGCATTGTTGGCTATGTAGCTCAAACAGGAAAGGCCGAAATTGTCAATGATGTCTGGAAAGATCCGCGCTATCAGGGACAGGAGTGGCCCCAACGCTCTTTGATGTGCGCGCCTTTGAAAGCACAGGATCGGATCATCGGTGTAATCATTATTTTTAATGCGGAGCGTGTAGATTATACGGCAGCCGATCTGAAACTCTTAACCGCGATCGCCCTGCAATCAACCCCTGCGATCGAGGGTGCGATTTTCCACGAAGCTAAAATGGAAGCGGCTCGTCAACGGGAAGAAAAACTCAAAGACCAACTGAATCAACTCCGAATCGAAATTGATGAAGCGAAGCGGGCTCGTCAAGTTGCAGAAATCACAGACACCGACTTCTTCCAAGCCCTTCAACAGAAAGCTAGACTCCAGCGCGATCGCCAAAATCAGCCTTAA
- the trpB gene encoding tryptophan synthase subunit beta — translation MTLTPLPIPQPQPLHSSPAQPDALGRFGQFGGKYVPETLMPALSELEAAYQRYQIDPEFQQQLQGLLRDYVGRPTPLYFAERLSDRYRRADGTGPQIYLKREDLNHTGAHKINNALGQVLLAKRMGKQRIIAETGAGQHGVATATVCARFGLECQIYMGVHDMERQALNVFRMRLMGAEVRPVTAGTGTLKDATSEAIRDWVTHVETTHYILGSVAGPHPYPMIVRDFQAIIGQETRSQCQTLWGGLPDILLACIGGGSNAMGLFHEFVQEPSVRLIGVEAAGSGIETGKHAATLTQGRVGVLHGAMSYLLQDSEGQVIEAHSISAGLDYPGVGPEHSYLKDLGRADYYSVTDQEALAGFQRLSRLEGIIPALETAHAIAYLETLCPQLTGSPRIVLNCSGRGDKDVQTVAKYLGDGMNA, via the coding sequence GTGACCCTGACTCCGCTTCCGATTCCCCAACCGCAGCCCCTCCACTCTTCCCCAGCCCAGCCCGATGCCCTCGGACGTTTCGGTCAGTTTGGGGGCAAGTACGTGCCGGAAACCCTGATGCCAGCGTTGAGTGAGCTGGAAGCAGCTTATCAGCGGTATCAGATTGATCCAGAATTTCAGCAGCAATTACAGGGGCTGCTGCGGGACTATGTCGGTCGCCCCACGCCCCTTTACTTCGCTGAACGACTCAGCGATCGCTACCGACGGGCTGATGGCACTGGGCCTCAGATTTACTTAAAGCGAGAAGATCTGAACCATACCGGCGCTCATAAGATCAACAATGCCCTGGGTCAGGTGTTGTTAGCCAAACGCATGGGCAAACAACGCATCATTGCCGAGACCGGAGCAGGGCAGCATGGCGTTGCCACCGCCACCGTCTGTGCTCGTTTTGGGTTGGAGTGCCAGATTTACATGGGTGTCCATGATATGGAGCGGCAAGCCCTGAATGTGTTTCGGATGCGCCTAATGGGGGCGGAGGTACGTCCGGTTACCGCTGGGACGGGAACCCTGAAAGATGCCACTTCTGAAGCGATTCGGGACTGGGTTACCCATGTGGAAACCACCCACTATATTTTAGGTTCCGTTGCGGGGCCCCATCCCTACCCCATGATTGTGCGAGATTTTCAAGCCATCATCGGCCAGGAAACCCGCAGTCAATGTCAAACCCTCTGGGGCGGCCTGCCGGATATTCTGCTGGCCTGTATCGGGGGTGGTTCCAATGCCATGGGACTGTTTCACGAGTTTGTGCAGGAGCCAAGTGTGCGTCTGATTGGCGTTGAAGCCGCTGGTTCGGGCATTGAGACGGGTAAGCACGCCGCCACCCTCACCCAGGGACGGGTGGGAGTCCTCCATGGAGCTATGAGCTACCTGCTACAGGACAGCGAAGGGCAGGTGATTGAAGCCCACTCCATCAGTGCCGGATTGGACTACCCAGGGGTGGGACCTGAGCATAGTTATCTCAAGGATCTGGGACGGGCTGATTACTACAGCGTCACCGATCAGGAGGCATTGGCGGGATTTCAACGGTTGTCAAGGCTGGAAGGAATTATTCCTGCCCTGGAAACCGCCCATGCGATCGCCTACCTGGAAACACTCTGCCCTCAACTGACGGGTAGCCCACGGATTGTGCTCAATTGTTCCGGTCGAGGCGACAAGGATGTGCAGACGGTTGCCAAATACTTGGGCGATGGGATGAATGCTTGA
- a CDS encoding DUF1036 domain-containing protein, translated as MELRIMLKRLTNPLGILTMIAGLGGTLAIATPAEASFTVCNKDTMKAFVSIAYYSRSPDTFISEGWWHVDPGKCATVIAGELKNKYYFVYGHDGKNGEWAGSKQFCVSSEEYTLADADKKCTGKDERWEKFIPVDTGDAPNFTFNLRP; from the coding sequence ATGGAACTACGAATTATGTTAAAACGACTTACCAACCCCTTGGGTATCCTGACAATGATTGCAGGTCTTGGGGGTACCCTGGCGATCGCCACCCCCGCCGAAGCATCCTTCACCGTCTGTAACAAGGACACGATGAAAGCCTTCGTCTCCATAGCATATTACAGTCGCAGCCCCGACACCTTTATTTCAGAGGGGTGGTGGCATGTCGACCCCGGTAAGTGCGCCACCGTCATTGCTGGCGAACTCAAGAACAAATACTACTTTGTCTACGGGCACGACGGCAAAAATGGTGAATGGGCTGGTAGCAAGCAATTCTGTGTTTCTAGTGAAGAGTACACCCTGGCGGATGCAGACAAAAAATGCACCGGCAAGGACGAGCGCTGGGAGAAATTTATCCCGGTGGATACCGGAGATGCTCCAAACTTTACCTTTAACCTTCGACCCTAA
- a CDS encoding translation initiation factor: protein MQPRQPSVPDPQASPTQRFVYREFGNSDNSAALERGQPERPVGEQKIRVEASRKGRKGKTVTIIRGFQTNEATLETLLKQLKTQCGAGGTLKDQEIEIQGEHTQKIVQILKQLGYPAKASGG from the coding sequence ATGCAACCTCGGCAACCGTCTGTTCCAGATCCCCAAGCGTCCCCCACCCAACGTTTTGTCTATCGGGAGTTTGGCAACTCCGACAACTCAGCGGCGCTGGAGCGGGGTCAGCCGGAGCGGCCAGTGGGTGAACAAAAGATTAGGGTAGAGGCCAGTCGCAAGGGTCGCAAAGGTAAAACTGTCACCATTATTCGAGGCTTCCAGACCAATGAAGCAACCCTGGAAACCCTCTTGAAACAACTAAAAACCCAGTGCGGAGCCGGGGGAACGCTGAAGGATCAGGAGATTGAGATCCAGGGGGAACACACCCAGAAGATTGTCCAAATTCTTAAGCAATTGGGATACCCAGCAAAGGCTAGTGGCGGCTAA
- a CDS encoding HpsJ family protein, translated as MLLQRFKADPKALDAYLTQQTQTIQTKIQEQIKTRQQQAEQQANLEAWKTKLRTSISSLFLAIGYILIGWTGLKWVGSEGRSSKSS; from the coding sequence GTGCTGCTGCAACGATTCAAAGCCGATCCCAAGGCCCTGGATGCTTATCTGACCCAACAAACCCAGACGATTCAGACAAAAATTCAAGAGCAGATCAAGACCCGCCAGCAACAGGCTGAGCAGCAGGCAAATCTGGAAGCCTGGAAGACCAAGCTCCGCACTAGCATTAGTAGCCTATTTCTGGCCATTGGCTACATCTTGATTGGCTGGACGGGGCTGAAATGGGTAGGGTCTGAAGGGCGCAGCTCCAAGAGCAGTTGA